Proteins found in one Ornithorhynchus anatinus isolate Pmale09 chromosome 8, mOrnAna1.pri.v4, whole genome shotgun sequence genomic segment:
- the STAU1 gene encoding double-stranded RNA-binding protein Staufen homolog 1 isoform X4 — MANPKEKTPMCLVNELARFNKIQPEYKLLSEQGPAHSKVFTVQLTLGDQRWQSEGTSIKKAQHGAATKALQGTRFPKPTARPARHEGRNPDSVTPTVELNALCMKLGKKPMYKPVDPYSRMQSTYNYNMRAGAYPPRYFYPFPVPPILYQVELSIGGQQFNGKGRTRQAAKHDAAAKALKILQNEPLPEKPEVNGRVPDDENLNKSEISQVFEIALKRNMPVNFEFFPLKQVTKENGPPHMKSFLTKVSVGEFTGEGEGKSKKISKKNAAIAVLEELKKLPPLPTVEKMKPRIKKKTKSIVKLPTSPEYGQGMNPISRLAQIQQAKKEREPEYLLVTERGLPRRREFVMQVKIGVHTTEGAGTNKKVAKRNAAENMLELLGFKVPQPQPPKPALKTEEKTPVKKPGDGRKVTFFEPGCGDENVTNNKDDEFRMPYLSHQQLPAGILPMVPEVAQAVGASQGHHTKEFSRVAPNPAKATVTAMIARELLYGGTSPTAETILKNNNPSAHAPHGPLTRPSEQLDYLSNVQGIQVEYKDFPKNNKNEFVSLINCSSQPPLISHGIGKDVESCHDMAALNILKLLSELDQQNTEMPRTGNGPMSVCVKQEMEGDPLLKPANSNTLGQALDSSA, encoded by the exons GTATTTACAGTGCAGTTGACCCTTGGAGACCAGCGCTGGCAATCCGAAGGCACTAGTATTAAAAAGGCCCAGCACGGAGCTGCCACCAAAGCTCTACAAGGGACAAGATTTCCGAAACCGACAGCCCGGCCTGCTCGTCACGAAGGAAGGAACCCAG ACAGCGTAACCCCCACTGTGGAACTTAATGCACTTTGCATGAAACTTGGAAAAAAACCCATGTATAAGCCCGTCGATCCGTACTCAAGGATGCAGTCCACCTACAACTACAATATGAGAGCAGGTGCTTACCCCCCACG GTACTTTTATCCGTTTCCAGTTCCACCTATACTTTATCAAGTTGAGCTTTCTATCGGAGGTCAGCAGTTTAATGGGAAAGGAAGGACAAGACAGGCTGCCAAGCATGACGCAGCTGCTAAAGCACTGAAAATCTTGCAGAATGAGCCCCTGCCCGAGAAACCAGAG GTGAATGGAAGAGTACCAGATGATGAAAATCTCAATAAATCAGAAATAAGCCAAGTGTTTGAAATTGCACTTAAACGGAACATGCCTGTGAACTTTGAG TTCTTCCCTCTGAAACAGGTGACCAAGGAGAATGGCCCTCCCCACATGAAGAGTTTTTTGACAAAGGTGTCAGTCGGGGAGTTTACGGGTGAAGGTGAAGGAAAGAGCAAGAAGATTTCAAAGAAGAATGCTGCTATAGCTGTCCTAGAGGAACTGAAAAAACTACCCCCGCTTCCTACAGTGGAGAAAATGAAGCCACGaatcaaaaagaaaacaaaatcaatagTTAAg ctCCCCACCAGCCCGGAATACGGCCAGGGAATGAACCCCATTAGCAGACTCGCTCAGATTCAGCAGGCCAAAAAAGAGAGGGAGCCCGAGTACCTGCTTGTCACCGAGCGTGGCCTTCCCCGGCGCAGAGAGTTTGTGATGCAG gtGAAAATTGGCGTCCACACCACGGAGGGGGCGGGCACTAATAAGAAGGTGGCTAAGCGCAATGCAGCTGAAAACATGTTGGAGCTTTTAGGTTTCAAGGTCCCCCAGCCTCAACCTCCTAAACCAGCACTCAAAACAGAGGAAAAG ACACCAGTAAAGAAACCGGGTGATGGAAGAAAAGTAACCTTTTTTGAACCAGGCTGTGGTGATGAAAATGTGACTA ataataaagatgatgaattTAGAATGCCTTATCTCAGCCATCAGCAGCTTCCTGCTGGAATTCTTCCCATGGTGCCCGAGGTTGCCCAGGCCGTAGGAGCCAGTCAAGGACATCATACCAAAGAGTTCAGCAGGGTGGCCCCCAACCCGGCCAAGGCCACGGTAACGGCCATGATCGCCCGCGAGTTGTTGTACGGGGGTACCTCCCCCACTGCGGAGACCATTTTAAAGAACAACAACCCCTCGGCCCACGCGCCTCACGGGCCCCTCACTAGACCTTCTGAGCAGCTGGACTATCTCTCCAACGTCCAGGGGATCCAG GTCGAGTACAAAGATTTCCCTAAAAACAACAAGAACGAGTTTGTGTCTCTTATAAACTGTTCCTCTCAGCCACCCCTCATCAGCCACGGAATTGGAAAGGATGTGGAATCCTGCCATGATATG gCTGCACTGAACATTTTAAAGTTGCTGTCTGAGTTGGATCAACAAAATACGGAGATGCCAAGAACAGGAAATGGACCAATGTCTGT ATGTGTGAAACAAGAAATGGAAGGTGACCCCCTCCTGAAACCGGCTAACTCAAACACTTTGGGACAAGCGCTGGACAGCAGTGCCTGA
- the STAU1 gene encoding double-stranded RNA-binding protein Staufen homolog 1 isoform X5, whose protein sequence is MKLGKKPMYKPVDPYSRMQSTYNYNMRAGAYPPRYFYPFPVPPILYQVELSIGGQQFNGKGRTRQAAKHDAAAKALKILQNEPLPEKPEVNGRVPDDENLNKSEISQVFEIALKRNMPVNFEFFPLKQVTKENGPPHMKSFLTKVSVGEFTGEGEGKSKKISKKNAAIAVLEELKKLPPLPTVEKMKPRIKKKTKSIVKLPTSPEYGQGMNPISRLAQIQQAKKEREPEYLLVTERGLPRRREFVMQVKIGVHTTEGAGTNKKVAKRNAAENMLELLGFKVPQPQPPKPALKTEEKTPVKKPGDGRKVTFFEPGCGDENVTNNKDDEFRMPYLSHQQLPAGILPMVPEVAQAVGASQGHHTKEFSRVAPNPAKATVTAMIARELLYGGTSPTAETILKNNNPSAHAPHGPLTRPSEQLDYLSNVQGIQVEYKDFPKNNKNEFVSLINCSSQPPLISHGIGKDVESCHDMAALNILKLLSELDQQNTEMPRTGNGPMSVCVKQEMEGDPLLKPANSNTLGQALDSSA, encoded by the exons ATGAAACTTGGAAAAAAACCCATGTATAAGCCCGTCGATCCGTACTCAAGGATGCAGTCCACCTACAACTACAATATGAGAGCAGGTGCTTACCCCCCACG GTACTTTTATCCGTTTCCAGTTCCACCTATACTTTATCAAGTTGAGCTTTCTATCGGAGGTCAGCAGTTTAATGGGAAAGGAAGGACAAGACAGGCTGCCAAGCATGACGCAGCTGCTAAAGCACTGAAAATCTTGCAGAATGAGCCCCTGCCCGAGAAACCAGAG GTGAATGGAAGAGTACCAGATGATGAAAATCTCAATAAATCAGAAATAAGCCAAGTGTTTGAAATTGCACTTAAACGGAACATGCCTGTGAACTTTGAG TTCTTCCCTCTGAAACAGGTGACCAAGGAGAATGGCCCTCCCCACATGAAGAGTTTTTTGACAAAGGTGTCAGTCGGGGAGTTTACGGGTGAAGGTGAAGGAAAGAGCAAGAAGATTTCAAAGAAGAATGCTGCTATAGCTGTCCTAGAGGAACTGAAAAAACTACCCCCGCTTCCTACAGTGGAGAAAATGAAGCCACGaatcaaaaagaaaacaaaatcaatagTTAAg ctCCCCACCAGCCCGGAATACGGCCAGGGAATGAACCCCATTAGCAGACTCGCTCAGATTCAGCAGGCCAAAAAAGAGAGGGAGCCCGAGTACCTGCTTGTCACCGAGCGTGGCCTTCCCCGGCGCAGAGAGTTTGTGATGCAG gtGAAAATTGGCGTCCACACCACGGAGGGGGCGGGCACTAATAAGAAGGTGGCTAAGCGCAATGCAGCTGAAAACATGTTGGAGCTTTTAGGTTTCAAGGTCCCCCAGCCTCAACCTCCTAAACCAGCACTCAAAACAGAGGAAAAG ACACCAGTAAAGAAACCGGGTGATGGAAGAAAAGTAACCTTTTTTGAACCAGGCTGTGGTGATGAAAATGTGACTA ataataaagatgatgaattTAGAATGCCTTATCTCAGCCATCAGCAGCTTCCTGCTGGAATTCTTCCCATGGTGCCCGAGGTTGCCCAGGCCGTAGGAGCCAGTCAAGGACATCATACCAAAGAGTTCAGCAGGGTGGCCCCCAACCCGGCCAAGGCCACGGTAACGGCCATGATCGCCCGCGAGTTGTTGTACGGGGGTACCTCCCCCACTGCGGAGACCATTTTAAAGAACAACAACCCCTCGGCCCACGCGCCTCACGGGCCCCTCACTAGACCTTCTGAGCAGCTGGACTATCTCTCCAACGTCCAGGGGATCCAG GTCGAGTACAAAGATTTCCCTAAAAACAACAAGAACGAGTTTGTGTCTCTTATAAACTGTTCCTCTCAGCCACCCCTCATCAGCCACGGAATTGGAAAGGATGTGGAATCCTGCCATGATATG gCTGCACTGAACATTTTAAAGTTGCTGTCTGAGTTGGATCAACAAAATACGGAGATGCCAAGAACAGGAAATGGACCAATGTCTGT ATGTGTGAAACAAGAAATGGAAGGTGACCCCCTCCTGAAACCGGCTAACTCAAACACTTTGGGACAAGCGCTGGACAGCAGTGCCTGA